In Streptomyces sp. NBC_00091, the following proteins share a genomic window:
- a CDS encoding peptidase domain-containing ABC transporter, which translates to MTRPKGAAERMTAVRERFRRRTRGARLQVCFQTQVSDCGPAALVTVLRHHGVDVSLDEIRARAGSGRNGASARTLLEIAREYGVKGRGVRAGTEALARLSPGSILFWNFNHFVVLEGAGKDHVDVIDPVHGRRRLTMATVAESFTGVALEFEQPLEADSGRRRRGSELLGPWHRLRQFLPHGRELALILASSAGLMAFELALPLTAGFLVERVLGNRSTGGAWTACAILAGLVVLYFSLSVARSFLVTRRQAVIEKRLTLGIVGHMADLPYDFFTVRNSGDLALRVRTSNVLVQVLSLTAVSAVFDSLLIVVYLIAIAVANPLLSLLVTVLVVVHTAILVLTWRRQTGLSQEVLERQTKAQEELVEMLESITTLKAAGMDGRAVERWSHTLVHEVNKRLSARRNLALFASLSRTLQFAAPLIVLVAGIWLVLSHRYSLGEAMGFMTLTIALFIPLEGLFDAGSQLAAVRPTVAKLDDVLRAAPEPRGAFAETGVARPGRIKAEAVGFRYPGAPRPTLDGVSFELEPGQFMAIIGRSGSGKSTLGMLLAGLYTPTGGTLTVDGTDLAELDRPTYRRRIGYVNQNAHLFGGTIRDNILFGGDDISKSDLITAVGLAHIHEEIEAMPMGYNTLVAPGGHGLSGGQRQRIVLARALAKKPELVILDEATSALDPALEESIMRGLLDAGITVVVIAHRLTVMDEADQVVVMRDGRIVEAGSPAVLKESGTEYLCLA; encoded by the coding sequence GTGACCCGGCCCAAGGGAGCAGCCGAGCGGATGACGGCGGTCCGCGAGCGGTTCAGGCGGCGCACACGCGGAGCGCGACTGCAGGTCTGCTTCCAAACCCAGGTCAGCGACTGCGGTCCCGCCGCTCTCGTGACCGTGCTGCGCCACCACGGCGTGGACGTGTCCCTCGACGAGATCCGCGCGCGTGCGGGTTCCGGACGCAATGGCGCATCGGCCCGCACCCTCCTGGAGATCGCCCGCGAATACGGCGTCAAGGGCCGCGGCGTACGCGCCGGCACGGAAGCCCTGGCCCGGCTGTCCCCCGGTTCGATCCTGTTCTGGAACTTCAACCACTTCGTCGTCCTGGAGGGAGCCGGCAAAGATCATGTGGATGTCATCGACCCTGTCCATGGACGCCGTAGGCTCACCATGGCAACGGTCGCCGAGTCCTTCACGGGCGTGGCCCTGGAGTTCGAGCAGCCGCTCGAAGCCGACTCCGGCCGGCGCCGACGCGGCAGTGAACTCCTCGGCCCCTGGCACCGCTTGCGGCAGTTTCTGCCGCACGGCCGGGAACTAGCACTGATCCTCGCCTCCTCCGCCGGACTCATGGCCTTCGAACTCGCCCTGCCGCTCACCGCCGGATTCCTGGTCGAACGCGTCCTCGGCAACCGGTCCACCGGCGGAGCGTGGACGGCCTGCGCCATCCTGGCCGGTCTGGTCGTCCTCTACTTCTCCTTGTCCGTGGCGCGATCGTTTCTGGTCACCAGGCGCCAGGCCGTCATCGAGAAACGGCTCACCCTGGGCATCGTCGGGCACATGGCGGACCTGCCCTACGACTTCTTCACCGTGCGCAACTCCGGTGATCTCGCGCTACGGGTCCGCACCAGCAACGTGCTCGTCCAGGTCCTGAGCCTCACCGCGGTCTCGGCCGTCTTCGACAGCCTGCTCATCGTCGTCTATCTGATCGCCATTGCCGTCGCGAACCCGCTCCTGTCGCTTCTCGTCACCGTGCTGGTCGTCGTGCACACCGCCATCCTCGTGCTGACCTGGCGCCGGCAGACCGGACTGAGCCAAGAAGTCCTCGAACGCCAGACCAAGGCCCAGGAGGAACTGGTGGAGATGCTGGAGAGCATCACCACGCTCAAGGCCGCCGGCATGGACGGCCGGGCGGTGGAGCGCTGGTCGCACACCTTGGTCCATGAGGTCAACAAGCGTCTGAGCGCCCGCCGCAACCTCGCCCTGTTCGCGTCCCTCAGCCGCACGCTGCAGTTCGCCGCGCCCCTGATCGTGCTGGTCGCCGGGATCTGGCTGGTCCTGAGCCACCGCTACTCGCTCGGCGAGGCCATGGGCTTCATGACACTGACGATTGCCCTGTTCATCCCGCTGGAAGGCCTCTTCGACGCCGGCTCCCAGCTGGCCGCGGTCCGGCCCACCGTCGCCAAACTCGACGACGTCCTGCGAGCGGCCCCCGAACCGCGGGGCGCCTTCGCCGAGACCGGCGTGGCCAGGCCTGGCCGGATCAAGGCCGAAGCGGTCGGCTTCCGCTATCCGGGAGCTCCGCGGCCCACCCTCGACGGCGTCAGTTTCGAACTCGAACCAGGGCAGTTCATGGCCATCATCGGCCGTTCGGGCTCCGGGAAGTCCACCCTCGGCATGCTGCTGGCCGGACTGTACACACCCACCGGCGGGACCCTGACCGTCGACGGCACCGACCTGGCCGAACTCGACCGGCCCACTTACCGGCGGCGCATCGGCTACGTCAACCAGAACGCGCACCTCTTCGGAGGCACCATCCGGGACAACATCCTCTTCGGCGGCGACGACATCAGCAAGTCGGATCTGATCACGGCGGTCGGGCTGGCGCACATCCACGAGGAGATCGAAGCCATGCCCATGGGGTACAACACCCTCGTCGCCCCCGGCGGCCACGGTCTGTCGGGCGGACAACGCCAGCGGATCGTGCTGGCCCGGGCGCTGGCGAAGAAGCCCGAACTGGTCATCCTGGACGAGGCGACCAGCGCCCTCGACCCGGCTCTCGAGGAATCCATCATGCGGGGGCTGCTGGACGCGGGAATCACCGTCGTCGTCATAGCCCACCGCCTGACCGTGATGGACGAGGCGGACCAGGTCGTCGTCATGCGTGACGGGCGCATCGTCGAGGCGGGTTCCCCCGCCGTCCTCAAGGAGAGCGGAACGGAGTACCTGTGCCTGGCCTGA